The DNA segment GTTGAATTATGATAAGGTGAACCTTGATTTATTACCTTGGATTTTGAGAGATAAGAATCGTAATGCTTATCGCTTCTTTTCTACTCTTTGGTGGATATGGAAGGAGAGAAACAAGGCTATTTTCAATCCTTCAGATCATTGGGCTCCGAATATTGTGGTTGTTGTAATCTATGCCTTTGAGAATAAGTTACACAAGATTTTTACCTTGCAACAAGCTTCTTGCATGTCTCCCTTGATTCTAGACTGGATCCCCCCTGCCCATGGCTCTGTCGCAGTCAATTGTGATGCTAGCAAACTTGATGCTGATGGTGTTGTTGGCTTCGGTTGTGTTATCCAAGATTGAAACGGTATGTGGAAGACAGGTTGTGTTGGTATTATTTTCCCTTCCAGTGTTCTTTAGAGTGAATTATTTGCTATTTagagaggattattgttggtttgagAGGCTggttttaaagatatttattatgagaCTGATTGCCTTGAGACCTTCTTTTTGTTGAGAGATTTTTCTGCTCATACTAGCAGAGAAGATTTGTGTCATTACTCAACATCTGTGGAGGACAGAGCTAGTGTTGATTCAGAGAACGGCGAATTGTGTAGCTGACTCATTGGCCAAACATGCTATCAAGAAAGGTGTTTACCATGCTGAATGGCTAGAGTCGTGGAAGGGTCTtcacttcttctttttttttttttagttacagtcaccaaaaagaaaatgtaaaaagTATTGCTCCTACGCTCCCTTAAGAGTTCTTTTAGTTGAAGTCTACAGAAATATTTGTAACATGGAGAAGCTACCTCCACCAAATTTAATTAAAGGCAAGAAGGGAGGTAACAAGAGTATTACGAGTACTACCATATCTACGACTACCATACCAATGTGAatgttgtggtaggcttagagaagggggattgaatctatgccttcctttttggttgctgttattacccttttaaaataaatttgcagttttgattctgtttgaactcagcagcgaaaatttatgagacaatttatttttgtctcataaatatcagaaaacagaacacagcagagaagagaaaagctaacaccagcatgtatcctggttcggttgccttatgctatgcaacctacatccagtctcctccacaactatggaagaatttcactatagttaacagtattacatacaccaataacacaggattgacccaatcctttcgcactcaagttctaacctaacttgacattggctatgctaatacctaactatacCTCTTAGTGccaacccaactaagaaagggataccttacaggtacaagatacaagacacttaaccatcctaaagaaatctgaaaataactctaggcttttctctcaagtgtttcactcaacctttttccactcatggctttttcttaagctttctcacaatgcattttctcacaagaaattacagaaagataaacttagaaaagtacattacaatcagtaaaatatgaaggagattgacttcatgaACAGCCTCTGCGCTATGCGAAAAACCAGATTAGCAagcctctgattcagttctttatactggcggaatgcacctttgattaggttacactgtccagttagttgaacttcttcaaagagCTCTTCTCAGAACAAAATCTCAATTcactggttttctctccttagtTTCTAAATGAACAGCAAGCCTCTTTTATGTCCTTGCATGTTGATGGGTTCATCTTCCTATGTCAACTCCTTGAGCACTGAGCTTTACCAACCCACAAGCTCACTTTTTCTTCTCAAACATCAAAGTAGGACCTTTGCTTCTGACTTTTCCAACTTGACCGAAAGTCATGAAGGAGTAACCGAAATTGTCTTCCAATGGTCAACCAAATCTGAACCATAGAGatgcaacttggtccccaagaatctCTTGTGACCGTGGATTTGTAGCAGTGAAGAACAGAGATCAACTTTTcttttgaatgccattttcggatagagcagagagttggAAAGAAGGGATGAGGATCTGATGCATGCAGGATGAGATGGATTACCTttcttaagcttgatttggtttggaatttctgttttagcttctgtgcTTTAAGCTTCAActctctctttcttgcttctttggtttcTAACTTAGTGAAgaagctctctctctttcttactttttctgAAGTTGATTTGACTTGGTCAGAAAGTAGAGGAACGTTGCACTTCAAGAGGGAGAAGACTTCAATCTTACAAAAGAAGCTTTGTGAGATGGATATGGGTTTGGATTGAATTTCCATTAAGCAACCCGGTTGGCCCATCAGATCCTTTGGCTTTGTTTCTTTCGGGCTGAGTTTGTTTATTTACCCATCAGCCTtgctaaattattattataccaTTTGGACTGCTTAAAATGAATTTGGCCtgcaacataaaataaataatttgcaACATATACTTATTAACatttaacattaattatttattttgcccaaaaataatgtttgtcatcattaattaatttagttaatttcttaactcaacacaATGACTTTTACGAATTACGATCTAAAAAATTGATAGAAAAATTGGTCAAGATGGTTGattagtgtaacaccctaacttttagcacgttATGATTGTACCAAAAATAAGGCGTTCTAAACCtgattttctttattataaatttactaTTGAGCTTGTATGTCGATATCGcgtttcaatttttgaaaaaattctagaaaaaaaaatcatatttttactAACTAAAAATCACATATCAAGAGATCTTCAAACACTAATATTCACataattactaataataataagcgCTATATAAATAAATCCAATATAAAACTcgaatacaattcctatccctctggataaaataaaatctaaaataacaaAGGGGAGGGAATTCTATGAAAGCAACTCAACTCCTAACTTAACTCAAATAAAGCTAATAATCGTCCATAGCTTCAAACTGAGTCTTCGAACCagtgtcactgaaagggtggaagattttagggtgagaacaaaccacacagTCTCAATAGGGAATAGAAATGCCATAAAAATAACGAAATAAagtgcaaataattaactttactcaataaaacatatttttatcaaaCCCTTTGAAAATACTCTTAGTTCCACTATATCTAACTAATTATCTCTTTTTAAAATCGCTAAACTCAAAACGAATTCTAAATATAAAACTAGTCACATTACCCGTCTCTCAGCCACATAGTTAATCCTCAGTCAAATGTCAATCCGTAATCACTTGAATACATTCACAAACAAATAGTACAAACAAGAGACTCAATTTAATGTACAAGCAAGTCACAACCAGACAAGCAGTACAATCacaaagaaataaaacaaacaagCACAATTAAATGCAAATATGCAAAAGACATtatgcatgtctatccctaaCGCAGGCCATGAactcatgtgtcggttgcctacccGCTCTCGACATTACCCGGGCACAAGTCCTAGATATGGCTTTCCAGATGCATACAGTATGCTTATAAGTCATACGGCTAGGCCGCATACAGTGTCACTTTAAGTCGTAAGGCCAGGCCGCATACAGtgtgactttccaaatcaataagcgtacatctggaaaatagttctcagtgtgtgggtgtccccactttacatttggcactaagacccaaacaatgtcacatatgctctcctgtggcagagattcTTTTTCTTACAAAAACCGAACTCAAAACAACACTTAAAACAAAATATCTCCTTATAAAATTGGATTTAAAACATTaggtttttaataataaatcgagtttaaaaatagaatacaccTTTTCTCAACTAAAtaatctcaaataatttaatttttcaaaaccaaatcttttaaaataacttttcaaataaaacctcaggttttataaaatttcgacaGCATTTCTTCTAAAATCCAGACTTTACCACCCTTCAAGGATGCCAACTTTACCAcctttcaaattcttttcaaagCATTTTCAAGTAATAAATCATTTTCAATATTCACACctttcaaaatatcaaatagAATCAAATCATTCTCTTTAAAACTAAGCctctttctattttaattaaactAACTCGTTTCAAATCTTTTGCTTTTGAAATTTAAggaaattcatttcttcattcagaCTTTATAAATCTCTCTGACCATACTCGTTTAACATTTAATACTAACCAAAATCACCTTCTCGCGTATTTTTACCAGCCCTTCATCAGCATCTATTCACCATCATACTAATACCAAAATCAGTTACCATCCACTTCCATAACCATAAATTCCAGCATCCAATACAGTCTCAATTCAACCCCAATTCATAAACTCAATTCACATTTTAATTTAACAAGTAACACCAAATTGACCAACACTCACAAGTCACAATTACAACCAATTCTCATCAATGAGACGCACAAAACACGTATAAATTATTTACAATTACTCAATAAGCTTTTtggcattcttaaattaaaaacttataatttaaaaaacgaAATTTTCTACTTCCgtataaaatcaaaatcaacgaaagtttcgaaaaaattttttgaccgaGCTGCTGAAGAGAAAAGCGTCAGAAATCATCTGTGCCTCCTTAAACTCCAGTTGGCCAAGAGACAGGGGAGTTACGTCACCGTCGACTTCCACCAATCAAAAGTAACGCCAACACGTAGAAAAAGAGAATACGAATACTTTTActggattaaattttttattagagttaTGGAACTCAAGAAATCGAAGTCGAAAGATTTATGTTTATATGAAGTTCACGCCCTCACTCTCttggttttctttcttttctttctccaaATGCATGTTCGGTGATGCATGaggaacaaaacaaaaatgattAATGAATTGTGATTTGTGGTGTTCAGGGGTTATAGGTGTCAAGGttagtaaaataaagaaaacacatGTCATGGTGATACATGTAGAAAAAAAACATGTgtaagaattatatatatatatatatatatggaaatATTTTAAGTGCACCGGAGAATATCGGTGCACCAATTATTTTANNNNNNNNNNNNNNNNNNNNNNNNNNNNNNNNNNNNNNNNNNNNNNNNNNNNNNNNNNNNNNNNNNNNNNNNNNNNNNNNNNNNNNNNNNNNNNNNNNNNNNNNNNNNNNNNNNNNNNNNNNNNNNNNNNNNNNNNNNNNNNNNNNNNNNNNNNNNNNNNNNNNNNNNNNNNNNNNNNNNNNNNAtacaataatagtaataataataatagtataatgataataatgataataataataataataaaaaccaatttaatttttttgtttatcaaaatatttttaataaataatttaaattgaatagaataagtcataattaaattaaattttactaattataaaatttttatttagttatttttgttaaaaaataatttttttaaaaacaaatcttaatataatataataactcataaatagttaattatttagttttcgaaaattcgAAATCTTACAATTAAATAAGTATATTGCTCCTTCTAGGTCGAACACTAAAAGAAGATGTTAGTTATTTCATGAAACTAATAATACTTCTAGCCATTGCCAATAATCTTTAttccaaacttagaactttcaATTTTTGAACCACAAAAAAAGGATGGAATTAGAGTGTTTATTATAATGATTAGAATTGGAGatccaaattatattttttgtgaacAGTTGTGTTTTCTCCATTAGAAAACTAACCAACTGCCAATATAGTtaaccaataattttttttaataattacaatACCACTCAAACTGATTtgcatattaaaaaattagaccACAAATTTCcgattaaaaaagaagaagttcTAGGGAGAAGAGAGGACGGAAGACTCGAAAAGAACTCCAAAAAGCACCTCCATGTGATCGTGGGAGACTTCGTAGGAGAGAAACTTCGAAGTTATCTCACAAAAAACATGTAAAAGAAGTCTACCAAATTAGTGAAAAAAgtcagaaaaataatattttcagaGAAAAATCTCAGAGCCAATACTTTTACTAAAATTTagtcaatatttaattattaacataAGAGTGTATATTTTTACACTATTAGATATAATCTCacacatttaaaaatattaattatgacTAATTGAtaactacaaatcacaaaatatactaatcCTAGCATTACTTATTCCCAAAAAATCTCTGTTTGATTAGTATTAAAAGTCATGCTGAGTCTCAGGTTGCATGGCGTTTGCAAGGAATTCACTGGCTCCATTGATTGGAGGCTTGGATTACCTCTTTACCGTACAACTGTAAAAGTGAGGATAACTCTGTCCTCTATTACcatgatttagaatttttttaaataattttttgtaatgtCTTAATTAATATGTAATTTTTGTCAGATAATATTAATGTTCATGTTGAttcctataattttttttaaagagataTTTGTAAGATAAAAACTTTATTTTAAATGAGCAATATAAATGATGttttgaataagaaaatttctCACATGTTTCAATTTAAATAACTCATAAAAAAACCTACGTAATACATTATTTGATCATTAACACAGTTTTAATTTTTGGGTTCACCAAGAATCGAACTTttgacctttcggatctagcgctttaataccatgtcatgatactactcatcccaaaagcttcaACTGATGgaaaaatgtaacactaatgattatatctctaatactccataaatctccattgtacacattgtataaatatttcattgactcCTTATACTTTcccaaatataatttatatagatTATAACTTCCACATAAGTGGATTTCCTTATTTGATACCAAAAATATGTGAAAACACAAAGAAACCCTCATGAACTACAACATCATTGTGCTTGGTAATCAGCATTTCTACTAAGCTCAGAGAAAAGTAATGTAAATTATTATTCTAAGCATCAGCAACCAATTGTTCTAAGGTATCATCTTCTGCAGATCTCTTGATTCTAATGACAGCTTTCTCAACCTACAAACAACAATTACAAATTGCTTCATAGTCTCACCTTTGATAATGTCATAACAAGGACAAATTAGTTTCTAAAAGATTCACGAGACATCAACTTAGTCTTTAAAAGATCAAATCTGACTTTACATTAGTATCTAACCGTTTTCTTTTATGCTAAACAGatatttaaaagttaaatatGTGACGTTCTTTTTCTCTACAAAAAATATATGCGAATcaataaaccttaaaccttaaaccgattttttaggaatttcttttatttcatgcATATCATTTAAAAGTGCATTTGATGtcaaaaaatcttaaaatactaatatgatatatattaaaatttctctaaaatatttaagGTTGTATAGTCtaatgttttgaatttgattaccTCATTATCCCAATTTGTTCTTGCAGTCAGAATTATAAGAGTTACTGTTTGTATGAAAACTCCAAGGATCATTCCCCACCAGATACCCTGTAAGAAATTCCAAATGCTTAGAATTACACTGATTTTAATACAAGCTTAGGAGCAGTAACTAATTAGTGAGGGAAATGGTAATGGTTCAAACTTACAGCTACTCCTAAATATGTTTTGAAGCCAAGGACACATCCAACAGTAAGACCAATAACATAGTAACAAAACAAGTTAACATAAGCAACTATAGCTTGCCATCCACTTCCAATTGCAACTCctgaaaattttcaaacaaaaagTAAACTAATAAAGATGGAACATTTATTCTTTCCAGGTCTAAATAAACCATTAGTATCTAAACCATATTATAAAAGGTTTGATCAATTCAATCCAACTTGATTGATGTTTCATTggatgtatttatttatttaagataggaaacaaagataacacataaattttgtCTTGGTTTCAACTTTATAAAGACAAAAAAGAGACAAATTTTGCCTTAACAGTTAAGACAAAGATCTTTTATCTAATTTTGTATCTTTCATTCTCCAAATAGTTTGTATGGTATTTCTGTCTTGAGACATTTATCAAACTTAgctataaaaaatttgaaagtgtttatttattatgttttattgttGGTACAATTTTATATCTCCCAATATCTCTTTCTTCCTATTTACTCAAACCTAAGACCTTGGATCAGAAATAAATGATAAACCATAGAATGGTgtttatatatagtatatagtTTTATTACCTGAGAGTATAGGTTGAATGCCATTAAGGAAAACAGACATGGCTAGCAATGGAGTTAAGTTAGAAACATCCTCAATAACTTCAGAGTCAGTAGTGaaaagcttgctcaaaccaACCCTGAAGATCAAGACAATGACGCAAAATACTATACTGATCGCGACGCTCGTTCCATTTACTACAAACACCGAAAATTTTGCTACTCTTGGATGTGCTGCTCCTAATTCATTGCTAACCCTCACACTGAATTCATTGAAATTGTGATCAAAATCTTTGTCTGAAAGTTGAGTGGATGAAAAcaattaacataaaataaaattgtgtttTGTTTTGTAAGTTACCTTGCAGCTGCACTAAGTCCTAACATAAATTGCATGTCCCAGTTCAAGTAGTTCATACTGAAAAGTATGTAAACATGGAGATTATTGTTAGAAAGAAATTTGAACAATGGGTAGAAAGATCATTCCAAAATTAACTATGAACATACCAAATTGAAATCGTGTCCAGTGAAATAGTTGGATTTGAGAGCAGTCCTGATATAAGCACTAGTCCTTGATTGTACCATATCTCCAAACTACATTTAGGTTCCATAcaacattataaaaaatatgtacatAAGTGGTTTTATTCTATAAATTTAacgtattttgaaaaatttaaacagATCATCAGATATgaaaattttacatgattttatCACGTCTGATCtttaccatttttttttttgtgacgtGTCATGTTTGGGTCCCGCCTCTTAAATTAACAGTTAGATATTATGCGTAATTAAATCGTTACATACCATAACATGATAGCAGAAGCAAGTGTGAGCTTGAAATAAGGCCAAATTCCTTTGAAGGCTTTTAAAGTAAAGCCATTCCAAGTTTGGTTGCACCTTGGGCTAAGAACAATGTACAAACCATTCAACAAAGCAAGAATGCACCAAGAAAAGCTGAGTGTCAGTGCTGCACCAAGAAGTCCATGATCGAAAACATAGACAACTAGCCAACTCAGAAGAACATGCAGAACGAACACACCAACTGACATGTATGCCAAAGGATTCACTATGTTCTGTGCTTGGAGGAACCTCTGCATTGGACAGGTTACCGCAAATGCATAGAGCTGAATGATTAGTCCTCGGGCGAAAATCTGCGCCTGCGCGGCTATGCTGTCTGATTGACCTATGGCTTTTAGAAAAGGTCCCGAGAACCAATAAAGAAAAGTGAGTAGCACTGCTGCACCTATGTGTAAGATGATTGCTCTTTGCAATATGATTCCCATTGCCGCGTGTTTCGCAGCTCCATAAGCCTGGCCACACACTGTTTGCACTGCACTCGCCATCCCCAACTGTTTGATGGAAATTTAGGATTCAAAACTGAGCATACTATACCAAAGATAAGTATGAGTTTTCTGAGAAAATAAGAATACATACCATAATTCCATAAGCAAGACCTTGAATTCCAACACTAGCTATGGAAGCTCCAGCGAGCTCTAGAGACCCCAAATGGCCAGTGAACATCAATGTTACAAAGCTTAGCATGTAATTGAAAATGGATACAATAATGGAAGAACCAGAGAGGAGCCAGAGGAGCCTTGACTCCCAAGCAACTAGCTTCAGCCACCACCGTGCCTCGATTGGCTTGTGTTCTAAGAAATCCTCAATGGCATCAGCTGACAAAGATGAAACCTTTGTGTTTGAGTCTAGCAATGGTTGGTACTCCACAGACCCCATGGTTCTGTGTGTCTCACTAATCATTCAAACTAGTTCACTACATGAAAAGTTATTGCTAGTAAACTTGTATAAATAAGATGTGGAAAGTTGGGTTTGTTCCTCCTGTGTATGCTTAGGCAAGCAGATACATATTATGTTTAATTAGCATCCTGCAATTAGTTAAAGTAATAATTATCGATTTCAAGTCTTGAGAATTGAAAAAATTCTTACAAAGAGACTTTATTCCTTTTATGGGACCCAAGTTAGATCAGGTTGAATTGGTCAAATTCTTAGTAATAAGACTTAGATGGTTGTAGTTAGATTGAAATCCTAAAAAAACtattatgttttgttttctttctatcTTCTTAAGGTGTGTAGTTGTCTCTTTCCTTCAATGGGCCACCTAACAAGTTAACATCAAACATTCTTCACAAAATCAGTTCATGACTGTCCTAGTGAGGAGTGAATTTAGTTGTTGAACAAATGTGTGAGCAATGACCGGTAGGTAGTAGCTTCAGGTCTTCATTTGACACTTAAGTGAACCTAGGAGaaataatgtttttattttgattaatgtaACTAATGCGAAAGTGTCTATTTACATGAATGTAGACTCGTGAGTCATGACCATTGTGTGAATCAAGCTTGATACTGACATTTAATTTCAAAAGTATGGAATTTTCCATGAAAAATAAGGTTACAAAAAAAACAATGAATTTACATTACAACCAACCGAAGGGGGATTTATTTACAAGTCTAAGATGAACTACAGAAGCATACCCTTAACCAACCAAGTTGGAAGCCTCTAAACCTAACATGATATTTAATTTCCCAATATCTTGTTCAATCTACAAAACTTTTTTCAGATGTGCAGTCAATTACATTTCAAAACAACGACTGCAAGAGCCTCCTACTTATTCAATTAATTTCGAAGTCTTGGATGGGTAATCAAACTTGCTACATACCATCATTGTGGTCTTAACATGGTAGATAGAAATTCCTTGTCATCTTTATCCAGCCCAGACGACCACTTCCTCAAAGTTTGCGCATGGTCGGAAATGGATTTAGAATATGCTGGAAGATTGATCTCAGTGCAAACAAGAGCTTCAGGATCAAGAGGAAGAAGGCCGAAAAGAGATGTCACGGCAGAAATCTGAAGAGAATTGCGAGCTTTCACAGAAGAGGTGTGATCCAGAAAAGCGAACAACTTATATCTCAAGTTCTCAACTCCCCGATCTTCATATCCAGCAGCATCAACTCCAATcctgaaattttttaaattaaccccaaaattagaaaatcaaagaaaatgtCAAAGCATCAACCTCCATTAAAATGTTCTGCGGGTTGTCCACAGATATAGGATCACACGAGAAACAGCCGTAAAATCATACATGAAACATTGATTATCTCTTCACATGCGGGATTTTAGTTGTTATAAATCTGACTTAAGTCAACTAATAGACTTGGCCTAAGCCCCTCAAAGAATAGTGGGCCATGGTTGGTTGCATCACAATCAATATCAATGCAACAATAATTTACCTGCCAAGTTGACCAAGAAGAACAATGATCGCACTACCAAAGCTTTCCTCTATGCCTGAATCAAGCATATCCAGCAACTGAGGAACGAGTTTGATGTCACTCCAATGCCAGCCCTGTATTAAGACAGAGAACCATTCGGTTAGTTTCATATTCATGCATCACTGAAGTTAAGCAATAGGTTAAATTCACAAATATGATATTCACTTGGAAATAAGAGAGTAATACCATTTTCTTTGCAACCAGCTCCACCAATGACAAGACATCACCAAGGCAACACAAGTCTACATTGCCAAGGACACCTGGTTGAGCAGCAGAAGAAACCGTGCACCTTTTCCAACTACAAGGTCCATCACAACTCTTGTAGGCTTTCTGAACTGCTTCCGGATTAGAGCATTGTCTGCCATTAAAATTCTCTGGCATGAATCCAGAATCCGACAAAGCAACCTGTTCTATCCGTTGAAGCCTATAGTATTTTATCTCTTCTAAGAGCAAGCATGAAACTGAATCAATGGATTCAGCACCTTCCAAGAATGGGCATTTAATACTTGTGCAAAATTCAGTATGAAGCTGATCGATTGAAGGAAGATAAGAAGTAGAAACTTTTTTGCTCTCATCCTcaagaaaaataactaaagattTCAAAACAGTCACCATTGAACCAAAATTGTCCACATCAAAAAACTTCTCTCCACCcaaataagcaaaaatatgAAGGATAGTCAGCAGCATTAAAGAATCCCATTTGCATAATCTAAGAATCCTGTATGAGGCTTCACAGATGAATCCAACATGATCAGTTGCAGCACATATAGAAGATAATATAATACTCCCTGCTAGCAATTGTTCACTTGTAGCAACCTCCGAAGAAAAGTTACTAATGCCATCTAGAGAATCATTGGAAGCATGATCTGCAGATGCCTCAGCAGGCACTGTATTCTCTACTAGAACTTTTCCTTCTATAAGAAAGTCTTCAATAAGTCCAAGCAGCTCAAGAAAAGAACAAGTTTCTATAAGGAGGATTCTTGTCTCAGCATCCAACATAGCTGCCCAGAAAGGAAAACATTTTAGTTTGATTCAATACTCAACAGCACAAAAGGAACATGAAACTCAAGTTTATAGAAAGTGCATATAACATGATATGAAAATATCTAAATAGAAACATTCAATTACATAACAGAAATTTTATGAGAACAAATGAATATACCTGTACGAATATGTTGGGCATAAGAATTCATGGAGCAAAATATATTGCCATCGCAAAGATTTCCAAATGTACTTGTAGAAGCCATGACAAAGTTGAACAGCATCAGCGTTAACAACACAGAAACCTTCTCCCTGAAAAAGATTAGAGGAAACAGGAGAAAATCAATACTATCAGTCCACCATCAATTGTCTTAAGCCCTATTGATTAATTTTGTCATGAATTGATTTGCTTGATAAACCAATAAATTTGAGTATCAAAACAGAATCTAAAAAAGGAGTGCATTGTTCAAAATCATGAGATACTTACTTCTTTGAGAGTGTTTCCTCCTTTTTAAGTGCAGTCAGAATGCTACCAACAGCCCAGACTGTTTGTGTATCCAAACTGCACCGAGCCATACAGGCTTTGATAGCAAAATACATCCTAGATAAGACAGTATGGTCCTCAATATTGGAAAAGACAGCACAAATTTTAGGAGGTTGTTTGTGTAAAGGTCCAATTTCATCCTCCGCCAGAAATGAGGCCCTGGAAATTTCTGATGTGTGCATATGTGGCAATTTTACAACCTCGGTTTTACTTGCTTGTGTAGGCTTAATCCGTGAATCAGATGAACTATCTAAATTTCTATTATTGGAACTGATTTCAAAATTAGTTCCATCAAGACCAGGTGAAGGAAACAGGTCTGCTTTTCGACTTGACATGCCTTCTTGGAGTGCTTCCTCTAGAAAGGGCTTCTTCAAACTATTATCCTCAAATGTTTTGTGAAATTCAATTTCTGGAAGTGATGGTGACAAGGGAGAATCCACTGCTCTTCTGTAACGTTGCTCATAAGCAGCATTATCTAGTTCTAAGAACTTCATATAAGTTTCATCAGTCATTTTATCCAAACTAATCAAAGAATCAAAGCTGTTTGCAGCACCACATGTCCTCACTTCACCAGGAgtgatttctaaattttgtgcaGCATCACATATCCTCTCTTCACCGGCAGGAgtgatttctaaattttgt comes from the Arachis duranensis cultivar V14167 chromosome 7, aradu.V14167.gnm2.J7QH, whole genome shotgun sequence genome and includes:
- the LOC107496587 gene encoding protein DETOXIFICATION 41 isoform X1, with amino-acid sequence MISETHRTMGSVEYQPLLDSNTKVSSLSADAIEDFLEHKPIEARWWLKLVAWESRLLWLLSGSSIIVSIFNYMLSFVTLMFTGHLGSLELAGASIASVGIQGLAYGIMLGMASAVQTVCGQAYGAAKHAAMGIILQRAIILHIGAAVLLTFLYWFSGPFLKAIGQSDSIAAQAQIFARGLIIQLYAFAVTCPMQRFLQAQNIVNPLAYMSVGVFVLHVLLSWLVVYVFDHGLLGAALTLSFSWCILALLNGLYIVLSPRCNQTWNGFTLKAFKGIWPYFKLTLASAIMLCLEIWYNQGLVLISGLLSNPTISLDTISICMNYLNWDMQFMLGLSAAASVRVSNELGAAHPRVAKFSVFVVNGTSVAISIVFCVIVLIFRVGLSKLFTTDSEVIEDVSNLTPLLAMSVFLNGIQPILSGVAIGSGWQAIVAYVNLFCYYVIGLTVGCVLGFKTYLGVAGIWWGMILGVFIQTVTLIILTARTNWDNEVEKAVIRIKRSAEDDTLEQLVADA
- the LOC107496528 gene encoding uncharacterized protein LOC107496528, coding for MALSADHPFEPVSTTACSHCEAWKKKCSKLQESRNALRQAVKLLETKINEVQAQNVKLSQECEEERARAKAEAEEKLKECNARVSLENEVCSLRSEIDAIRQKPGGDAKNGNESIEGFQGCIADKEKEISRLKELLEAEKKKADKEKKNSEKERKKAAEALKAVEAEKSKSAEKEMQIAKVEAEKVEEYRTRLVRLEKEANEAKTKLASQVSASKEATKRFEAEKRKILAGKRDAELGMTKAKEMLETERGKVTEEKKRADSEMVKAKEQKALAESNWRKFIEEKQRADEMSHQVERDKQTIEELKKKISELLSVSKPVETAGVPTAKAEDTSDVKLLKSQLKLEKLRAKYARQKFKLEASRCNSLHQELGRIKTDFVQLLRRLDMLDASFSSFPGRHEQTKSGNMLYMQNSDITRQVCNINLSPKHSELENELLQTCCTTMDTCDPLRKDMHPTQPLAPSSGNYSESIPGIDSKLKPLSRGPNRTKLQRSAVNSNSESFSDGQLMGSQETTAFPVSASAKLDQEILNARQIMCNSSERYVTENHRKRKRTHANIDSVANLSSQNLSNLHGLLYREEDKCLEGGRDVLPNQSSIQKNNDRANKKKKKSHSEKVVTVPSTGRVAKKGIEEAKANIYGDANVSEHISCPGSQNLEITPAGEERICDAAQNLEITPGEVRTCGAANSFDSLISLDKMTDETYMKFLELDNAAYEQRYRRAVDSPLSPSLPEIEFHKTFEDNSLKKPFLEEALQEGMSSRKADLFPSPGLDGTNFEISSNNRNLDSSSDSRIKPTQASKTEVVKLPHMHTSEISRASFLAEDEIGPLHKQPPKICAVFSNIEDHTVLSRMYFAIKACMARCSLDTQTVWAVGSILTALKKEETLSKKEKVSVLLTLMLFNFVMASTSTFGNLCDGNIFCSMNSYAQHIRTAMLDAETRILLIETCSFLELLGLIEDFLIEGKVLVENTVPAEASADHASNDSLDGISNFSSEVATSEQLLAGSIILSSICAATDHVGFICEASYRILRLCKWDSLMLLTILHIFAYLGGEKFFDVDNFGSMVTVLKSLVIFLEDESKKVSTSYLPSIDQLHTEFCTSIKCPFLEGAESIDSVSCLLLEEIKYYRLQRIEQVALSDSGFMPENFNGRQCSNPEAVQKAYKSCDGPCSWKRCTVSSAAQPGVLGNVDLCCLGDVLSLVELVAKKMGWHWSDIKLVPQLLDMLDSGIEESFGSAIIVLLGQLGRIGVDAAGYEDRGVENLRYKLFAFLDHTSSVKARNSLQISAVTSLFGLLPLDPEALVCTEINLPAYSKSISDHAQTLRKWSSGLDKDDKEFLSTMLRPQ